From one Actinomyces sp. Marseille-P3109 genomic stretch:
- the dapC gene encoding succinyldiaminopimelate transaminase — translation MESYRERAAEHPDGVVDLAVGTPVDPTPEIARTALSAAANAPGYPTAVGAPVVRAAIIEWMERRRGVAGLSDNEVIPTIGSKESVALLPLHLGAGPGDLVLHPRAAYPTYDVGARLVGATPVPVDTDADPTTWDVADDARVAIVWLNSPGNPDGHVLDAEQLARIVAWARGRGAIVISDECYAELAWEAPWDAEPIPSLLDPRVGGSAGRTGLLALYSLSKQSNLAGYRAAFLAGDAGLVGAVTEVRKHTGMLVPTPVQAALVAALGDEAHTEVQKEVYRERREALIEATAAAGLVNDPASVAGLYLWLKGPESMSAYDLVGAFAELGIVVAPGDFYGEAGAGRVRMSLTDTDERVEAAAARLRSPEAAALFAG, via the coding sequence GTGGAAAGCTACCGGGAGCGCGCCGCCGAACACCCCGACGGCGTCGTCGACCTCGCCGTGGGCACGCCCGTCGACCCCACCCCCGAGATCGCCCGGACCGCTCTGTCCGCGGCCGCCAACGCCCCCGGCTACCCGACGGCGGTCGGCGCCCCCGTGGTGCGCGCCGCCATCATCGAGTGGATGGAGCGCCGCCGAGGCGTGGCCGGCCTGAGCGACAACGAGGTCATCCCCACGATCGGCTCCAAGGAGTCCGTGGCCCTCCTGCCGCTGCACCTGGGCGCGGGCCCGGGCGACCTCGTCCTGCACCCGCGGGCCGCCTACCCCACCTACGACGTCGGAGCTCGCCTCGTGGGTGCGACCCCGGTCCCCGTGGACACCGACGCCGACCCCACCACCTGGGACGTCGCCGACGACGCGCGGGTGGCCATCGTCTGGCTCAACAGCCCCGGCAATCCTGACGGCCACGTCCTGGACGCCGAGCAGCTGGCCCGGATCGTCGCCTGGGCCAGGGGGCGCGGCGCGATCGTCATCTCCGACGAGTGCTATGCCGAGCTCGCCTGGGAAGCGCCGTGGGACGCCGAACCGATCCCGAGCCTCCTGGACCCTCGCGTCGGGGGATCAGCGGGCCGGACCGGTCTGCTCGCCCTGTACTCCCTGTCCAAGCAGTCCAACCTCGCCGGCTACCGGGCGGCCTTCCTCGCCGGGGACGCCGGGCTCGTGGGCGCGGTCACCGAGGTGCGCAAGCACACCGGGATGCTTGTGCCGACGCCGGTCCAGGCCGCCCTCGTGGCCGCCCTCGGGGACGAGGCGCATACAGAGGTGCAGAAGGAGGTCTACCGGGAGCGCCGTGAGGCACTCATCGAGGCGACCGCCGCCGCCGGGCTCGTCAACGACCCGGCCTCCGTGGCCGGCCTGTACCTGTGGCTCAAGGGACCCGAGTCGATGAGCGCCTACGACCTCGTGGGGGCCTTCGCCGAGCTGGGGATCGTCGTGGCCCCCGGCGACTTCTACGGCGAGGCCGGGGCCGGGCGGGTGCGCATGAGCCTGACCGACACCGACGAGCGCGTGGAGGCCGCCGCCGCGCGCCTGCGCTCACCTGAGGCCGCCGCCCTCTTCGCCGGCTGA
- a CDS encoding VanW family protein translates to MSQSLNREGKSVSTAATDAAELVESVDSGQPPSAEPAAEQAKQHHGATASPTEAEEPGGTPALNLEGDDDGTEDPAEEPQGASESLAGTTAEAAGQSSSAVPADESAGFGDVDPAVAEPVVVEPVATPATVRALDEGATPAEALSPYDLAGADAAADTSGAAEPGGRTAWSPDADTMPPSIAPRSPATEQSPSAPQQGAAGAAASAAVDEETAGASTEPTGVHHEPVAAAAFPDALSEPVAAGAAQAGRADTRTDKAAGGPTAAQATSRRRRLIPAACAAGAAALLLAWGGIAWWTTQHIASGTSVSGVDVSGLSPKEAQDLISKGVGDQLAQPVTLTVGQGSSELVPASSGVSVDTDASVKRLTGFTLNPLTLAQRLGGQRTDAVIRVDATAMRGALEDRVDTMANGAVSATVTLEGTKPVTTPASNGVGLDVDASLKQLTGSWPLGKQNIAMPEGTAVPAITDEEATTFVDGTLTPLLSSGLTVDSAGANTQGKATGAAAAFSPQDTAGMLRISSEGGTLSAVFDPTVLHDAVVARIGQVETPAQNATWKIDGSADGAPGARPQYVPSAQGNVIDTAALSASLLKAGTSATDAAGRTVALPMVVAEPTVTTPQNEWGIGEPIGEYATPYNSGDAPRTQNLTRGAELVNGTVVKPGEVFSLEQTLGEVDYAHGFADAGVISNGQHVDSLGGGLSQVATTVFNAGFEAGMDDTEHHAHQYYFDRYPAGREATLWTGRLDVKFTNSTSNAVLVQAWLDGEQIHVRMWSTKYYDVSITSSDRFNFRPVTTERKSGPGCEPYSGGNPGFDITVTRTRKHDGKALPDDVLTTQYAADNNIVCS, encoded by the coding sequence ATGAGCCAGTCCCTGAACCGCGAGGGGAAGTCTGTCTCCACTGCCGCTACCGACGCCGCTGAGCTCGTCGAGTCCGTCGATTCGGGTCAGCCGCCCAGCGCCGAGCCGGCTGCGGAGCAGGCCAAGCAGCACCACGGCGCCACTGCCTCTCCCACCGAGGCCGAGGAGCCCGGCGGCACCCCGGCCCTCAACCTCGAGGGTGACGACGACGGCACGGAAGACCCGGCCGAGGAGCCTCAGGGCGCCTCCGAGTCCCTTGCCGGGACCACCGCCGAGGCTGCCGGCCAGAGCTCGAGTGCGGTCCCTGCCGATGAGTCGGCCGGTTTCGGCGACGTTGATCCGGCCGTCGCTGAACCAGTGGTCGTGGAGCCGGTGGCGACGCCCGCAACGGTGCGCGCCCTCGACGAGGGCGCCACCCCGGCTGAGGCCCTCTCGCCATACGACCTGGCCGGCGCTGATGCCGCCGCCGACACCTCGGGCGCCGCCGAGCCCGGTGGGCGCACGGCATGGAGCCCCGACGCCGACACTATGCCGCCGTCGATCGCGCCGAGGAGCCCGGCCACTGAGCAGTCCCCCTCCGCGCCTCAGCAGGGCGCCGCCGGAGCAGCAGCGTCCGCAGCCGTGGACGAGGAGACCGCGGGAGCATCGACCGAGCCCACCGGCGTCCACCACGAGCCGGTGGCTGCGGCGGCCTTCCCGGATGCTCTCTCCGAGCCCGTCGCCGCCGGGGCTGCTCAGGCCGGGAGGGCCGACACGAGAACCGACAAGGCGGCCGGCGGACCGACCGCTGCACAGGCGACCTCACGCCGTCGGCGTCTCATCCCCGCCGCCTGCGCCGCCGGTGCCGCGGCCCTGCTGCTGGCCTGGGGCGGCATCGCCTGGTGGACCACCCAGCACATCGCCTCGGGAACCAGTGTCTCCGGCGTCGACGTCTCCGGCCTGAGCCCGAAGGAGGCTCAGGACCTTATCAGCAAGGGCGTCGGCGACCAGCTCGCCCAGCCGGTGACCCTCACCGTGGGGCAGGGCAGCTCCGAGCTCGTGCCCGCCAGCTCGGGCGTCTCGGTCGACACCGACGCCTCGGTCAAGCGGCTCACCGGCTTCACTCTCAACCCCCTCACCCTGGCCCAGCGCCTGGGCGGCCAGCGCACCGACGCCGTCATCCGGGTCGATGCCACCGCTATGCGCGGTGCCCTGGAGGACCGGGTCGACACGATGGCCAACGGCGCGGTCTCCGCCACCGTGACCCTGGAGGGCACCAAGCCGGTCACCACGCCCGCGAGCAACGGCGTCGGCCTCGACGTCGACGCCTCCCTCAAGCAGCTCACCGGCTCCTGGCCTCTGGGCAAGCAGAACATCGCCATGCCCGAGGGCACCGCGGTCCCCGCCATCACCGACGAGGAGGCCACGACGTTCGTGGACGGCACGCTCACGCCGCTGCTCTCCAGCGGGCTGACGGTCGACAGCGCCGGTGCCAACACGCAGGGTAAGGCCACCGGTGCTGCCGCGGCCTTCTCGCCCCAGGACACCGCCGGCATGCTGCGGATCTCCTCGGAGGGCGGCACGCTGAGCGCCGTCTTCGACCCGACCGTACTGCACGACGCCGTCGTCGCCAGGATCGGCCAGGTCGAGACCCCTGCCCAGAACGCCACCTGGAAGATCGACGGCTCCGCCGACGGAGCCCCCGGGGCCCGCCCGCAGTACGTCCCCTCCGCTCAGGGCAACGTCATCGACACCGCGGCCCTGTCCGCGAGCCTGCTCAAGGCGGGCACCTCCGCCACCGACGCCGCCGGGCGCACCGTGGCCCTGCCGATGGTCGTCGCCGAGCCGACGGTGACCACCCCGCAGAACGAATGGGGCATCGGTGAGCCGATCGGCGAGTACGCCACTCCCTACAACAGCGGGGATGCGCCGCGCACCCAGAACCTCACCCGCGGCGCCGAGCTCGTCAACGGCACCGTGGTCAAGCCCGGTGAGGTCTTCTCCCTGGAGCAGACCCTCGGCGAGGTCGACTACGCTCACGGATTCGCCGACGCCGGCGTCATCTCCAACGGCCAGCACGTCGACTCCCTGGGCGGCGGACTGAGCCAGGTGGCCACCACCGTCTTCAACGCCGGTTTCGAGGCCGGCATGGACGACACCGAGCACCACGCCCACCAGTACTACTTCGACCGCTACCCGGCCGGGCGCGAGGCGACCCTGTGGACCGGCAGGCTCGACGTGAAGTTCACGAACTCCACCTCCAACGCGGTGCTGGTCCAGGCGTGGCTGGATGGTGAGCAGATCCACGTGCGGATGTGGTCAACCAAGTACTACGACGTCTCGATTACGTCCTCGGACCGATTCAACTTCCGACCGGTGACCACCGAGCGCAAATCGGGCCCCGGCTGCGAGCCCTACTCGGGCGGTAACCCCGGCTTCGACATCACCGTCACCCGCACCCGCAAGCACGATGGCAAGGCCCTGCCCGACGACGTCCTCACCACTCAGTACGCCGCGGACAACAACATCGTCTGCTCCTGA
- the typA gene encoding translational GTPase TypA produces the protein MSVRQDLRNVAIVAHVDHGKTTLVDAMLWEAGAFGARATEETTGERVMDSGELEREKGITILAKNTAVHYSGPAAVDAGCPEGITINVIDTPGHADFGGEVERGLSMVDGVVLLVDASEGPLPQTRFVLRKALAANLPVILVVNKVDRPDSRLDEVVAESTDLLLSLASDLADEHPDIDLDAVLDVPVIYASAKARRADTEAPADGELPASENLEPLFRTIIERIPGPSYEEGSPLQAHVTNLDASPFLGRLALLRIHNGTLRKGQTVAWARHDGSLTSARVSELLVTEGLDRKPAEEAHAGDIVAVAGIEDITIGESLVDPEDPRPLPLITVDDPAIAMTIGINTSPMAGRTKGAKVTARQVKDRLDRELIGNVSLRVLPTSRPDAWEVQGRGELALAILVEQMRREGFELTVGKPQVVTRTIDGKRHEPIERMTIDVPEEYLGAVTQLMAARKGQMETMTNHGTGWIRMEFLVPARGLIGFRTQFLTDTRGTGIASSIAEGYAPWAGQIVSRTTGSLVSDRAGAVTAYALIRLQDRGSFFVEPTQETYEGQVVGENPRGEDMDVNVVREKQQTNMRSSTADTFEALVPPRRLTLEEALEFAADDECVEVTPDAVRIRKVILNSQERFRENARRRRAEA, from the coding sequence ATGAGCGTGCGCCAGGACCTGCGTAACGTCGCCATCGTCGCCCACGTCGACCACGGCAAGACCACCCTCGTCGACGCCATGCTCTGGGAGGCGGGCGCCTTCGGGGCCCGGGCCACCGAGGAGACCACCGGTGAGCGCGTCATGGACTCCGGCGAGCTGGAGCGCGAGAAGGGCATCACGATCCTCGCCAAGAACACCGCGGTCCACTACTCCGGACCCGCCGCCGTGGACGCCGGCTGCCCCGAGGGCATCACCATCAACGTCATCGACACCCCCGGGCACGCCGACTTCGGCGGTGAGGTTGAGCGCGGGCTGTCCATGGTCGACGGCGTCGTCCTCCTCGTCGACGCCTCCGAGGGGCCCCTGCCCCAGACCCGCTTCGTGCTGCGCAAGGCCCTGGCCGCGAACCTGCCGGTCATCCTCGTGGTCAACAAGGTGGACCGCCCTGACTCCCGACTCGACGAGGTCGTCGCCGAGTCCACCGACCTGCTGCTGTCCCTGGCCAGCGACCTGGCCGACGAGCACCCCGACATCGACCTCGACGCCGTCCTGGACGTCCCCGTCATCTACGCCTCCGCGAAGGCGCGCCGCGCCGACACCGAGGCCCCGGCCGACGGCGAGCTGCCGGCCAGTGAGAACCTCGAGCCGCTCTTCCGCACCATCATCGAGCGGATCCCCGGCCCCTCCTACGAGGAGGGGTCGCCCCTGCAGGCCCACGTCACCAACCTGGACGCCTCGCCCTTCCTGGGGCGCCTGGCGCTGCTGCGCATCCACAACGGCACCCTGCGCAAGGGCCAGACGGTGGCCTGGGCCCGCCACGACGGCTCGCTGACCTCGGCCCGCGTCTCCGAGCTCCTCGTCACCGAGGGCCTGGACCGCAAGCCCGCCGAGGAGGCGCACGCCGGTGACATCGTCGCCGTCGCCGGGATCGAGGACATCACGATCGGTGAGTCCCTCGTGGACCCCGAGGACCCGCGCCCCCTGCCGCTCATCACCGTGGACGACCCGGCCATCGCCATGACCATCGGCATCAACACCTCACCGATGGCCGGGCGCACCAAGGGCGCCAAGGTCACCGCCCGCCAGGTCAAGGACCGCCTGGACCGCGAGCTCATCGGCAACGTGTCCCTGCGGGTCCTGCCCACCTCCCGGCCCGACGCCTGGGAGGTCCAGGGGCGCGGGGAGCTGGCGCTGGCGATCCTCGTGGAGCAGATGCGCCGCGAGGGCTTCGAGCTGACCGTCGGCAAGCCGCAGGTCGTCACCCGCACCATCGACGGCAAGCGCCACGAGCCCATCGAGCGCATGACCATCGACGTCCCCGAGGAGTACCTGGGTGCCGTCACCCAGCTCATGGCCGCCCGCAAGGGCCAGATGGAGACCATGACCAACCACGGCACCGGCTGGATCCGTATGGAGTTCCTCGTGCCGGCCCGCGGCCTCATCGGCTTCCGCACCCAGTTCCTCACCGACACCCGCGGCACCGGCATCGCCTCCTCCATCGCCGAGGGCTACGCCCCGTGGGCCGGGCAGATCGTCTCGCGCACCACCGGCTCCCTGGTCTCCGACCGCGCCGGCGCCGTGACCGCCTACGCCCTCATCCGCCTGCAGGACCGCGGCAGCTTCTTCGTGGAACCCACCCAGGAGACCTATGAGGGTCAGGTCGTGGGAGAGAACCCCCGCGGCGAGGACATGGACGTCAACGTGGTCCGTGAGAAGCAGCAGACGAACATGCGCTCCTCGACCGCAGACACCTTCGAGGCCCTCGTGCCTCCGCGCCGCCTCACCCTGGAGGAGGCCCTCGAGTTCGCCGCCGACGACGAGTGCGTCGAGGTCACCCCGGACGCCGTGCGCATTCGCAAGGTCATCCTGAACTCCCAGGAGCGTTTCCGCGAGAACGCCCGTCGTCGCCGTGCCGAGGCCTGA
- a CDS encoding dipeptide ABC transporter ATP-binding protein, with protein MTPSNASTTATASGASDKTFAPAASWDAETAPLLEITDLEVAFRSSTGLVPAVRKANLTLYPGQSVAIVGESGSGKSTLAHAVIGLLPGTGRVTGGTIRFQGRDITHPSTQELTALRGSSIGLVPQDPMSNLNPVWSIGFQVKEALRANGLAGVADDRLAHLIAEHTDDAEKPTVGGSIDVDEQVALLLEQAGLPEASRRAKQYPHEFSGGMRQRALIAIGLAARPDLLIADEPTSALDVTVQRRILDHLQTLVRELGTAMLFITHDLGLAAERAEHIVVMHRGRVVESGPSLEVLQDPRHPYTQRLVKAAPSLASRRIESAHARGIQVTDDELLGASLGASSTEEILRVEHLTKIFEVRGAKGDDKTLTAVDDVTFGIRKGTTTALVGESGSGKSTVANIILNLIDPTSGKVFHNGVDLSTLGPKELFALRRIMQPVFQNPYGSLDPMYSIFRVVEEPLRVHGIGTAKEREARVAELLDMVSLPRSVMRRYPHELSGGQRQRVAIARALALKPEIVVLDEAVSALDVLVQAQILRLLSDLQAELELTYLFITHDLAVVRQIADDVVVMEHGRIVEAGAADELFAEPRQDYTRELLRAVPGAGIDLYSDEATGKADDKAEEV; from the coding sequence GTGACACCCTCCAACGCATCCACCACCGCCACAGCCTCAGGCGCCTCGGACAAGACCTTCGCCCCCGCGGCCTCCTGGGACGCTGAGACCGCCCCACTCCTGGAGATCACCGATCTCGAGGTCGCCTTCCGCTCCTCGACCGGGCTCGTGCCCGCCGTGCGCAAGGCGAACCTGACCCTCTACCCCGGCCAGTCCGTGGCCATCGTGGGGGAGTCGGGCTCCGGCAAGTCCACCCTGGCCCACGCCGTCATCGGGCTGCTGCCCGGGACCGGCCGCGTCACCGGCGGCACGATCCGCTTCCAGGGGCGCGACATCACCCACCCGAGCACCCAGGAGCTCACCGCCCTGCGCGGCTCCTCCATCGGCCTGGTGCCCCAGGACCCCATGTCCAACCTCAACCCCGTGTGGTCCATCGGCTTCCAGGTCAAGGAGGCGCTGCGGGCCAACGGCCTGGCCGGCGTCGCCGACGACCGCCTCGCCCACCTCATCGCCGAGCACACCGACGACGCCGAGAAGCCGACGGTCGGTGGAAGCATCGACGTCGACGAGCAGGTGGCCCTCCTGCTGGAGCAGGCCGGCCTGCCCGAGGCCTCCCGACGGGCCAAGCAGTACCCGCACGAGTTCTCCGGCGGCATGCGCCAGCGCGCCCTCATCGCCATCGGCCTGGCCGCCCGCCCCGACCTGCTCATCGCCGACGAGCCCACCAGCGCCCTGGACGTCACCGTTCAGCGACGCATCCTCGACCACCTCCAGACCCTCGTGCGCGAGCTGGGCACCGCGATGCTCTTCATCACCCACGACCTGGGTCTGGCCGCCGAGCGCGCCGAGCACATCGTCGTCATGCACCGCGGCCGGGTCGTCGAGTCCGGGCCCAGCCTCGAGGTACTCCAGGACCCCCGCCACCCCTACACCCAGCGCCTGGTCAAGGCCGCCCCCTCACTGGCCTCCCGCCGGATCGAGTCCGCACACGCCCGCGGCATCCAGGTCACCGACGACGAGCTCCTGGGAGCGAGCCTCGGGGCGAGCTCCACCGAGGAGATCCTGCGCGTCGAGCACCTCACCAAGATCTTCGAGGTGCGCGGCGCCAAGGGCGACGACAAGACCCTCACCGCCGTCGACGACGTCACCTTCGGTATCCGCAAGGGCACGACGACGGCTCTCGTGGGCGAGTCCGGGTCCGGCAAGTCCACGGTCGCCAACATCATCCTCAACCTCATCGACCCCACCTCCGGCAAGGTCTTCCACAACGGGGTCGACCTGTCCACCCTGGGGCCCAAGGAGCTCTTCGCCCTACGGCGCATCATGCAGCCGGTCTTCCAGAACCCCTATGGCTCCCTGGACCCGATGTACTCGATCTTCCGCGTCGTCGAGGAACCGCTGCGGGTTCATGGGATCGGCACCGCCAAGGAGCGCGAGGCGCGCGTCGCCGAGCTGCTCGACATGGTCTCCCTGCCGCGCTCGGTCATGCGTCGCTACCCCCACGAGCTCTCCGGCGGGCAGCGCCAGCGCGTCGCCATCGCGCGCGCCCTGGCCCTCAAGCCGGAGATCGTCGTCCTCGATGAGGCGGTCTCCGCCCTGGACGTGCTGGTCCAGGCCCAGATCCTGCGCCTGCTGTCCGACCTGCAGGCCGAGCTGGAGCTGACCTACCTGTTCATCACCCACGACCTGGCCGTCGTGCGTCAGATCGCCGACGACGTCGTCGTCATGGAGCACGGAAGGATCGTGGAGGCCGGCGCCGCCGACGAGCTCTTCGCCGAGCCGCGCCAGGACTACACGCGCGAGCTCCTCCGGGCCGTGCCCGGGGCAGGCATCGACCTCTACAGCGACGAGGCGACGGGCAAGGCAGACGACAAGGCAGAGGAGGTGTGA
- a CDS encoding ABC transporter permease, whose product MPDKITSPTSSPAVRPGQERFVIADDEIGLGAVDAVADESAPASVWLDAWRQLRRRPIFWAASVLIAVAVLFSLVPGLIAPRDPGYCTLVNSYQGPSWAHPFGFDIQGCDIFARTVHGARASVSVGIFTTLIVVLVGSAVGALAGFFGGFFDALLSRFTDIFFAVPFVLAAIVVMQMFRNDRSILTVILVLALFGWPQIARITRGSVMSVKNEDYVTASRALGSGRVAMLLRHVMPNAAAPIIVTATVELGVFIVSEATLSFLGIGLPSSVVSWGADIAAAKDALNSHPSVLLFPAGALALTVLGFIMLGDVVRDALDPKARK is encoded by the coding sequence ATGCCTGACAAGATCACGTCCCCCACGTCGTCGCCCGCCGTGCGCCCGGGCCAGGAGCGCTTCGTCATCGCCGACGACGAGATCGGCCTGGGAGCCGTCGACGCCGTCGCCGACGAGTCCGCGCCGGCCTCCGTCTGGCTCGACGCCTGGAGACAGCTGCGCCGTCGCCCCATCTTCTGGGCGGCCTCGGTGCTCATCGCCGTCGCCGTGCTCTTCTCCCTGGTCCCCGGCCTCATCGCCCCGCGCGATCCCGGATACTGCACGCTGGTCAACTCCTACCAGGGGCCCTCCTGGGCGCACCCCTTCGGGTTCGACATCCAGGGCTGCGACATCTTCGCCCGCACCGTCCACGGCGCCCGGGCCTCAGTGAGCGTGGGCATCTTCACCACCCTCATCGTGGTCCTCGTCGGCTCGGCCGTCGGAGCACTGGCCGGGTTCTTCGGCGGGTTCTTCGATGCCCTGCTCTCACGCTTCACCGACATCTTCTTCGCCGTGCCCTTCGTCCTGGCCGCCATCGTCGTCATGCAGATGTTCCGCAACGACCGCTCGATCCTCACCGTCATCCTGGTCCTGGCCCTGTTCGGCTGGCCCCAGATCGCCCGCATCACGCGCGGCTCGGTCATGAGCGTCAAGAACGAGGACTACGTGACCGCCTCACGGGCACTGGGCTCGGGGCGCGTGGCCATGCTGCTGCGCCACGTCATGCCCAACGCCGCGGCCCCCATCATCGTGACCGCCACCGTCGAGCTCGGCGTCTTCATCGTCTCGGAGGCCACCTTGAGCTTCCTGGGCATCGGGCTGCCCTCGTCGGTCGTCTCCTGGGGCGCGGACATCGCGGCCGCCAAGGACGCCCTCAACAGCCACCCGAGCGTCCTGCTCTTCCCCGCCGGAGCGCTGGCCCTGACCGTGCTCGGCTTCATCATGCTCGGCGACGTCGTCCGCGACGCCCTGGACCCGAAGGCCCGCAAGTGA
- a CDS encoding ABC transporter permease, whose product MLRYVSRRLLQMVPVFFGATLLIYAMVFALPGDPIAALGGQRSLSPEVIEQIKASYHLDKPFIVQYLLYLKGLFTLDLGQSLRGTESVLEVLVRAYPITIKLSLLALAFEAVAGIGFGLIAGVRKGGWFDATVLVLSLVVIAVPTFVIGFVLQFIIGVRLGWLPVTAGESPGFTELLMPAMVLGAVSFAYVLRLTRTEVAENLTADHVRTARAKGLSGARVMIVHVLRNSLVPVVTFLGADLGALMGGAIVTEGIFNIKGVGGTLYSAIIRGDGPMVVSFTTVLVLVFIVSNLLVDLLYAALDPRIRYA is encoded by the coding sequence ATGCTTCGTTACGTCTCACGCAGGCTGCTGCAGATGGTCCCGGTGTTCTTCGGGGCCACGCTGCTCATCTACGCGATGGTCTTCGCCCTTCCGGGCGACCCGATCGCCGCGCTCGGGGGCCAGCGCTCGCTCAGCCCCGAGGTGATCGAGCAGATCAAGGCCAGCTACCACCTCGACAAGCCCTTCATCGTGCAGTACCTGCTCTACCTCAAGGGACTGTTCACCCTGGACCTGGGCCAGTCGCTGCGAGGAACCGAGTCCGTCCTCGAGGTGCTGGTGCGGGCCTACCCGATCACCATCAAGCTCTCCCTCTTGGCACTGGCCTTCGAGGCCGTCGCGGGCATCGGCTTCGGCCTCATCGCCGGGGTGAGGAAGGGCGGCTGGTTCGACGCCACCGTCCTGGTGCTCTCCCTGGTGGTCATCGCCGTGCCCACCTTCGTCATCGGCTTCGTCCTGCAGTTCATCATCGGGGTCCGCCTGGGATGGCTGCCCGTGACCGCCGGAGAGAGCCCCGGCTTCACCGAGCTCCTCATGCCGGCCATGGTGCTGGGCGCCGTCTCCTTCGCCTACGTGCTGCGCCTGACCCGCACCGAGGTGGCTGAGAACCTCACCGCCGACCACGTGCGCACCGCCCGGGCCAAGGGCCTGAGCGGGGCCCGCGTCATGATCGTCCACGTCCTGCGCAACTCCCTGGTCCCGGTCGTCACCTTCCTGGGCGCGGACCTGGGAGCCCTCATGGGCGGCGCCATCGTCACCGAGGGGATCTTCAACATCAAGGGCGTGGGAGGCACCCTCTACTCCGCCATCATCCGCGGCGACGGCCCCATGGTCGTGTCCTTCACGACCGTGCTCGTGCTCGTCTTCATCGTCTCCAACCTCCTGGTGGACCTGCTCTACGCCGCCCTGGACCCGAGGATCCGCTATGCCTGA
- a CDS encoding ABC transporter substrate-binding protein, with protein sequence MNHALTVSRRGFGLGAAAFGLLLVSGCSRGSSSGGGGLGSGSGKLTLAYNSDGPHKTWAEAVCHSVSNVLGITMEPLPVAQFSEMRAAITKHTLLGAFRSGWSADYPSLENFLNATFQTGASANDYQYSSKTFDDLLAQAAAATDPQTAYGYFRQAQSQLFADLPGIPLWYQNGFGGYSRNASNVDFNWTGVPVYEEISSSANDGVVLANLSEPQNSLLPTNTNESNGGRILDLVFAGLVRYDKDGNVINEVASSIETEDNQHYTITLKPGWTFSDGSPVTSDSFIKAWKFGALLSNAQLGSSFFERIRGFSYDEDSELTGLTKVDDLTFTVELTAPASDFKISLGHYAYYPMPESAFSDTKAYGAKPVGNGPYRLVSWDHDSRIVLEPNPAYAGGRTVANRGITFKLYTSTDSVYNDLLASSLDVTDSIPDAFLPIFREQLQGRAINKPAAYFQGLAIDVTHEHWRMDEEGRARRAAICRAIDRNLICEKLYYGTRTPAKDFTAPTVAGWTAEVPGNEVLTYDPDEARRLWAQAEAISTF encoded by the coding sequence ATGAACCACGCCCTGACAGTGTCGCGCCGCGGCTTCGGACTTGGTGCGGCGGCCTTCGGCCTGCTCCTGGTCTCAGGATGCTCGCGCGGATCGAGCTCGGGTGGAGGGGGCCTGGGCAGCGGCAGCGGCAAGCTGACCCTGGCCTACAACTCCGACGGCCCCCACAAGACCTGGGCCGAGGCCGTGTGCCACTCGGTGTCCAACGTCCTGGGCATCACCATGGAGCCCCTGCCGGTGGCCCAGTTCTCCGAGATGCGCGCCGCCATCACCAAGCACACCCTCCTGGGCGCTTTCCGCAGCGGTTGGTCGGCCGACTACCCGTCCCTCGAGAACTTCCTCAACGCCACCTTCCAGACCGGTGCCAGCGCCAACGACTACCAGTACTCCTCGAAGACCTTCGATGACCTCCTGGCCCAGGCGGCGGCCGCCACCGACCCCCAGACCGCATACGGCTACTTCCGCCAGGCTCAGTCCCAGCTCTTCGCCGACCTGCCCGGCATCCCGCTGTGGTACCAGAACGGGTTCGGCGGCTACTCCCGCAACGCCTCCAACGTCGACTTCAACTGGACCGGCGTCCCGGTCTACGAGGAGATCAGCTCCAGCGCCAACGACGGCGTCGTCCTGGCAAACCTTTCCGAGCCTCAGAACTCCCTGCTGCCGACCAACACCAATGAGTCCAACGGTGGACGGATCCTTGACCTGGTCTTCGCCGGCCTGGTCCGCTACGACAAGGACGGCAACGTCATCAACGAGGTGGCCTCCTCCATCGAGACCGAGGACAACCAGCACTACACGATCACCCTCAAGCCGGGCTGGACCTTCTCCGACGGGAGCCCGGTGACATCCGACTCCTTCATCAAGGCCTGGAAGTTCGGGGCGCTGCTGTCCAACGCGCAGCTCGGCTCCTCCTTCTTCGAGCGGATCAGGGGCTTTTCCTACGACGAGGACTCCGAGCTGACCGGGCTGACCAAGGTGGACGACCTCACCTTCACGGTCGAGCTGACCGCCCCGGCGTCGGACTTCAAGATCAGCCTGGGCCACTACGCCTACTACCCGATGCCCGAGTCGGCCTTCTCCGACACCAAGGCCTACGGCGCCAAGCCGGTGGGCAACGGCCCCTACCGGCTCGTCTCCTGGGACCACGACAGCCGGATCGTCCTGGAACCCAACCCCGCCTACGCCGGTGGGCGCACGGTGGCGAACCGGGGCATCACCTTCAAGCTGTACACGAGCACGGACTCGGTCTACAACGACCTGCTGGCCAGCTCCCTCGATGTCACTGACTCCATCCCCGACGCCTTCCTGCCCATCTTCCGCGAGCAGCTCCAAGGGCGCGCCATCAACAAGCCGGCCGCCTACTTCCAGGGGCTCGCCATCGACGTCACCCACGAGCACTGGAGGATGGACGAGGAGGGGCGCGCCCGCCGCGCCGCCATCTGCCGGGCCATCGACCGCAACCTCATCTGCGAGAAGCTCTACTACGGCACCCGCACGCCCGCCAAGGACTTCACCGCCCCCACTGTTGCGGGCTGGACCGCCGAGGTGCCGGGCAACGAGGTCCTCACCTACGACCCGGACGAGGCCAGACGCCTGTGGGCGCAGGCCGAGGCCATCTCCACGTTCTGA